One window of the Perca fluviatilis chromosome 5, GENO_Pfluv_1.0, whole genome shotgun sequence genome contains the following:
- the LOC120559034 gene encoding olfactory receptor 14A16 — MAADANNLTEQYDWFSEENRTNRVTERLDTAGCLFLSILPYGQAVSALIWIFVLLTVFSFLINGLTLFGIGRSEDLSWDTRVAFFKNLILSDLLQTVTIGPTVIYSLVQRRTIAFSTWCHTQYFVGTVSIFSSLLTITCMALERYVYVCHAIRYLVIITQVRLRLALIIIWVYSVIISTSNMLLVHTLGVQKNETFTSGLLCEPDIVERHMGFPRAAAVFRKLLGSFTLLICLLVNVFCYSRMYKDARNAVIPFHAVNTKARNTVLFYCSMLCLQLLPLLLKVISDALWAVEGTAAMMALPSQATPKPSYSAAVLHMSMLVMLLVPPCINPLVYGLRNVEMRLSMLSLFRLRRQRRGADARVVEEIRIGNIVPQNRAQAG; from the coding sequence ATGGCTGCGGATGCGAACAACCTCACCGAGCAGTACGACTGGTTCAGCGAGGAGAACCGAACAAACCGAGTAACCGAGAGGCTGGATACTGCCGGCTGCCTGTTTCTATCCATACTGCCCTATGGACAGGCAGTTTCAGCGCTCATATGGATTTTTGTGTTGCTGACTGTCTTCTCATTTCTGATTAACGGGCTTACCCTGTTCGGGATCGGACGGTCCGAGGATCTCTCCTGGGACACGCGCGTTGCTTTCTTTAAGAATCTGATTTTGAGCGACCTTTTGCAGACCGTCACCATCGGTCCGACGGTCATCTACTCACTAGTCCAACGCAGGACGATTGCGTTCAGCACCTGGTGTCACACCCAGTACTTCGTGGGCACCGTGAGCATCTTCTCCAGCCTTCTCACCATCACGTGCATGGCGCTGGAGCGCTACGTTTACGTGTGCCACGCCATCCGCTACTTGGTCATCATCACTCAGGTGCGCCTCCGGCTAGCCCTGATCATCATCTGGGTCTACTCCGTCATCATCAGCACCAGCAACATGCTGTTGGTGCACACGTTGGGAGTGCAAAAGAATGAGACGTTTACCAGTGGGCTACTGTGCGAGCCGGACATAGTGGAGCGGCATATGGGATTCCCCCGTGCCGCAGCTGTCTTTCGCAAACTTCTGGGCTCCTTTACTCTGCTGATCTGCCTGCTGGTCAACGTGTTCTGCTACTCAAGGATGTACAAGGATGCGCGCAACGCGGTCATACCGTTCCACGCGGTCAACACCAAGGCGCGCAATACCGTGTTGTTCTACTGCAGCATGCTGTGCCTGCAGTTGCTCCCGCTGCTGCTCAAAGTGATCTCGGACGCGCTGTGGGCGGTGGAGGGCACCGCGGCTATGATGGCACTGCCTTCTCAGGCGACGCCGAAACCATCGTACTCGGCAGCCGTGCTCCACATGTCCATGTTGGTAATGCTTTTAGTGCCACCGTGCATCAACCCGCTGGTGTACGGGCTGAGGAACGTGGAGATGAGGCTTTCGATGCTCAGCCTGTTCCGGTTGAGGAGGCAGAGAAGGGGCGCGGATGCGCGCGTAGTGGAGGAGATAAGAATTGGAAACATTGTGCCTCAAAACCGAGCCCAGGCGGGGTAG